From a single Calothrix sp. NIES-2098 genomic region:
- a CDS encoding acriflavin resistance protein, translated as MQQVNNSSGFSVSAISIRQHIGTLMLTLAVIVLGFFFIVKLPVDLLPSITYPRIGVRVQAPGVSPEVAVDEVTKPLEEAFSATEGVIQVFSQTREGQISLDLYFQPGGNIDQALNDATAAFNRARSTLPDTIEEPRLFKVDPSQLPVYELALTSPSLQGVDLRVFAEEELARELGVVPGVAGVDVSGGVQEEVRVNIDLDRLQALGVGLTDVLDELRDRNLDVSGGRILGRNSEPLTRTVGRFQNANEIRNLSFEVSSTPAANSTISSPSTAPKRRVYLRDFAEVIDGSEQQRVYVQLNGEEAVKVSIQKQPDANTISVVDGVKKRLEELRKSGVVPEGTILTPTLDESRFIRNSISNVTSSGLVGTLLAAIAVLLFLGSLRQTFIIVLAIPLATLAAIILMGLFGLSLNVFSLGGLALGVGIVVDNSIVMLENIAEGAGMTPGKDSKTRLSQGQLISQAEQSSQEVESALIASTSTNLVAVLPFLLIGGFIALLFNELILTITFSVAASILIAVTVVPMLASRMLGWRFSSRLSEFWLLRQFNRRFDAATGGYGRFLAGILRWRLITVGLVLLLFGGSSLWMAPQIPQEILPRINTGQANLNAQFPPGTPLETNRKVMNAVNEILRNQPETEYVFSTIGGALFGNTTNANPLRGSSNITLKQGTDVEAYTERVTQEFNKLNLAGIRLRLAPGQVRGLILNNSPVRGADVDVILQGNNAETLQQAGRQVLAALEEQATLARFRPDADDRQPEVQIRPDWERVAALGLTTQEIGDTIQTAIEGSVPTQLQRGNRLVDVRVQLNESSVQEPSQLERLPLFVENNRQVRLSDVAKIVEAQAPGEVQRINQRQVFLIAGNLSEGASLSDALAQVNNVLNNLDLPEGISILPSSAVESNQQLQNSLQLLGGLATFLVFVVMAVQYNSLIDPLVIMFTIPLALAGGIFGLYITKTAIGATVIVGAVLLVGIVVNNAIIMVELANQILEREKVDRKTAILKAAPQRLRPVLMTTITTVLGMFPLALGIGEGSEFLQPLGVVVFSGLSLATVLTLFIIPCFYTLLHDIFDWGWMKPIFLRLDLLRKNFY; from the coding sequence ATGCAGCAGGTAAACAACAGCAGCGGATTTAGTGTTAGCGCTATCTCCATCCGCCAGCACATTGGCACACTCATGCTCACTTTGGCAGTGATAGTTTTAGGTTTCTTTTTTATCGTTAAGTTACCCGTAGATTTACTGCCCTCAATTACCTATCCTCGGATTGGCGTGCGGGTACAAGCTCCTGGTGTCTCCCCAGAGGTAGCAGTTGATGAAGTCACTAAACCCCTAGAAGAAGCCTTTTCTGCAACAGAGGGAGTGATACAGGTTTTTTCTCAAACACGTGAAGGACAGATCAGTTTAGATTTGTACTTCCAACCAGGGGGAAATATTGACCAAGCATTGAATGATGCGACAGCGGCTTTTAATAGAGCTAGAAGTACCTTACCAGACACTATTGAAGAACCCCGCTTATTTAAAGTCGATCCTTCCCAGCTACCTGTTTATGAATTGGCATTAACCTCACCATCCTTACAAGGTGTGGATTTGAGAGTTTTTGCCGAAGAAGAACTAGCCCGTGAACTCGGTGTTGTACCTGGAGTTGCGGGGGTAGACGTATCCGGCGGAGTGCAAGAAGAAGTCAGGGTCAATATAGATTTAGATCGCTTGCAAGCTTTAGGTGTAGGTTTAACTGATGTCTTAGATGAACTGAGAGACCGTAATCTAGATGTTTCTGGCGGTCGAATTTTAGGTCGGAATTCAGAACCTTTAACCAGGACAGTTGGACGTTTCCAAAATGCTAATGAAATCAGAAATTTGTCGTTTGAGGTATCCTCTACTCCAGCTGCTAACTCAACCATCAGTTCCCCATCCACAGCACCCAAGCGCCGCGTTTATTTGCGGGACTTTGCCGAAGTTATTGATGGTTCAGAACAACAACGAGTTTACGTCCAACTCAACGGCGAAGAGGCAGTAAAAGTTAGTATTCAAAAGCAGCCGGATGCGAACACGATTAGCGTTGTTGATGGTGTAAAAAAACGTTTAGAAGAACTGCGGAAATCTGGTGTCGTTCCGGAAGGGACAATTCTGACACCTACTTTAGATGAGTCGCGCTTTATCCGCAATTCCATCTCCAATGTGACTAGTTCTGGTTTGGTTGGGACGCTACTAGCTGCGATCGCAGTTTTACTATTTCTTGGTTCCCTAAGACAAACTTTTATCATTGTCCTTGCCATTCCCTTAGCAACTCTTGCTGCAATTATCTTGATGGGGCTGTTTGGCTTATCGCTTAACGTTTTTAGTTTGGGCGGTTTGGCGCTGGGTGTAGGTATTGTAGTAGACAACTCCATCGTTATGTTGGAAAACATTGCCGAAGGCGCGGGGATGACTCCGGGTAAAGACTCAAAAACCCGCTTGAGTCAAGGTCAATTAATTTCCCAAGCCGAACAAAGTAGTCAAGAAGTAGAATCAGCGCTCATCGCTTCCACTAGTACAAACTTGGTAGCCGTCTTGCCATTTCTACTAATTGGTGGCTTTATCGCCTTACTATTCAATGAATTAATTCTCACCATCACTTTTTCTGTAGCCGCCTCAATATTAATTGCGGTGACTGTTGTTCCTATGCTCGCTTCTCGGATGTTGGGATGGCGATTTTCTAGCCGTTTAAGTGAATTTTGGCTGTTACGACAATTTAATCGCCGTTTTGATGCTGCTACAGGGGGATATGGTCGGTTTTTGGCTGGGATATTGCGTTGGCGATTAATAACAGTTGGGTTAGTGCTGCTTCTATTCGGCGGTAGTAGTTTGTGGATGGCTCCCCAAATTCCGCAAGAAATTCTCCCACGCATCAATACCGGACAAGCAAACTTAAATGCTCAATTTCCGCCTGGTACTCCTCTAGAAACTAACCGCAAAGTCATGAATGCGGTGAACGAAATTCTCCGCAACCAACCAGAAACCGAATATGTCTTTTCGACAATTGGTGGCGCTCTGTTTGGCAATACTACCAATGCTAATCCACTGCGGGGTTCTAGCAACATTACCCTCAAACAAGGTACTGATGTCGAAGCTTATACCGAACGTGTCACCCAGGAGTTTAATAAGCTGAATTTAGCAGGAATTCGCCTGCGCCTTGCTCCCGGTCAAGTCAGAGGTTTAATTCTCAATAACTCTCCTGTACGCGGTGCGGATGTTGACGTAATTCTTCAGGGAAATAATGCAGAGACATTACAACAAGCCGGGCGTCAAGTATTAGCAGCCTTAGAAGAACAAGCCACCTTAGCGAGATTTCGTCCCGATGCTGATGACCGTCAACCAGAAGTTCAGATTCGTCCTGACTGGGAGCGAGTTGCAGCTTTAGGGCTAACTACTCAAGAGATTGGCGATACAATTCAAACTGCGATCGAAGGTAGCGTACCAACTCAACTACAACGTGGAAATCGTTTAGTAGATGTACGAGTACAGTTAAATGAAAGTTCTGTACAGGAACCTTCGCAATTAGAAAGATTGCCTTTATTTGTCGAGAACAATCGCCAAGTCCGCTTGAGCGATGTGGCTAAAATTGTCGAAGCTCAAGCACCTGGAGAAGTTCAAAGAATTAATCAACGTCAGGTTTTCCTAATTGCTGGTAACTTGAGTGAAGGTGCAAGTCTGAGTGATGCCCTAGCACAGGTAAATAACGTGCTAAATAATTTAGATTTACCTGAGGGTATCAGTATTTTGCCCAGTTCAGCCGTTGAATCTAATCAACAACTGCAAAACTCACTACAACTTTTAGGAGGATTAGCTACCTTTTTAGTCTTCGTCGTCATGGCGGTGCAATACAATTCCCTGATTGACCCCTTGGTAATCATGTTTACAATTCCCTTGGCATTAGCTGGGGGTATTTTCGGTCTTTACATTACCAAAACAGCCATTGGCGCAACTGTCATCGTTGGCGCAGTTTTGTTAGTAGGTATTGTTGTTAACAATGCCATCATCATGGTTGAACTGGCAAATCAAATTCTGGAAAGAGAGAAAGTTGACCGGAAAACGGCGATTTTAAAAGCTGCGCCGCAACGCTTGCGACCAGTATTAATGACGACAATAACTACTGTTTTAGGAATGTTTCCCTTAGCTTTAGGAATTGGTGAAGGTTCAGAATTTTTGCAACCTCTGGGTGTAGTAGTTTTTTCGGGTTTGTCTTTAGCTACAGTGCTGACTCTGTTTATTATTCCTTGTTTTTATACTCTGCTACACGATATTTTCGATTGGGGTTGGATGAAGCCAATTTTTCTGCGACTGGATTTATTGCGGAAAAATTTTTACTAA
- a CDS encoding glycosyl transferase family protein, with protein MKFSVVITTYNRVNLLRRAIDSVLKQTIPCEVVVADDCSSDETETYLKSLGNSVVYHRNEANKGHAATVNAGVEKASGDWIKFLDDDDYLAPNCLEEMAKVISLHPTAVICSCIAAQVDSNEVELSRTTEFGPGLAFYIPQADIHYGMLLELVPFGTPVQVACHRDAFLQTGGWDSHLDANCDDIDSWIRIAQFGDAIFLNQCLAYRTIWPGAYNQKFSLFKRLETNILMKEKIYALVDQKHRSHLPKFENTKNYLRLHWSLVALKQGQLKLFLTMVYPAIFSPVAWWLLVTAVFSRRLNRSNSYLQKLVLINTSLG; from the coding sequence ATGAAGTTCAGTGTTGTTATTACTACTTACAATCGCGTAAACTTACTGCGCCGAGCAATTGACTCAGTTCTGAAGCAAACCATTCCCTGTGAAGTCGTGGTTGCTGATGACTGTTCATCTGATGAAACTGAAACTTATCTCAAAAGCTTAGGTAACTCTGTTGTTTATCATCGCAACGAAGCGAACAAAGGTCATGCTGCTACGGTAAATGCAGGAGTTGAAAAAGCTAGCGGCGACTGGATTAAATTTTTGGATGATGACGACTACCTTGCTCCCAATTGTCTAGAAGAGATGGCAAAGGTTATCTCACTTCATCCTACTGCTGTCATCTGTTCTTGTATTGCGGCTCAAGTAGATAGTAATGAAGTTGAACTCAGCCGTACCACAGAATTTGGCCCGGGGTTAGCTTTTTATATTCCCCAAGCTGATATTCATTACGGTATGCTCTTAGAGCTTGTACCTTTTGGTACCCCTGTTCAAGTAGCTTGTCATCGCGACGCTTTTTTGCAAACAGGTGGTTGGGATTCCCATCTGGATGCTAACTGTGATGACATTGATTCTTGGATACGCATTGCTCAGTTTGGCGATGCTATCTTTCTAAATCAATGTCTTGCTTACCGCACAATTTGGCCTGGTGCTTACAATCAAAAGTTCTCTCTTTTTAAACGGTTAGAGACAAATATTTTGATGAAGGAGAAGATTTACGCTTTAGTCGATCAAAAGCACCGATCGCATCTGCCCAAGTTTGAGAATACCAAAAATTATCTCAGACTACACTGGTCTTTGGTGGCATTGAAGCAAGGACAGCTAAAGCTATTTCTGACTATGGTATATCCAGCGATTTTTTCTCCTGTTGCTTGGTGGCTTTTAGTGACTGCTGTCTTCTCTCGCCGTTTAAATCGCTCTAATTCTTATTTGCAAAAGTTGGTGTTGATTAATACTAGTTTGGGATAG
- the rplS gene encoding 50S ribosomal protein L19: MNAQEIIRSIEAEQLKSNLPEIYVGDTVKVGVKIKEGDKYRVQPYEGVVIAKRNGGINETITVRRVFQGVGVERVFLLHSPRIDSIKVMRRGKVRRAKLYYLRQRVGKATRIKQRFDRAL, translated from the coding sequence ATGAACGCTCAAGAAATCATCCGTTCCATTGAAGCGGAACAACTAAAATCGAATCTGCCCGAAATTTATGTAGGCGATACAGTAAAAGTCGGCGTCAAGATTAAAGAAGGCGATAAATACCGCGTCCAACCCTACGAAGGTGTAGTAATTGCCAAACGTAATGGCGGTATCAATGAAACAATTACAGTCCGTCGCGTATTTCAAGGCGTAGGCGTAGAACGGGTATTTCTACTGCATTCACCTCGGATTGACAGCATCAAGGTTATGCGTCGCGGTAAGGTAAGACGTGCGAAGCTCTACTATCTGCGCCAACGTGTGGGTAAAGCGACCCGGATCAAGCAACGCTTCGATCGCGCTTTGTAA
- a CDS encoding preprotein translocase subunit SecE, giving the protein MAKKNEAEIPENTNGSALNNFIQGTKEELEKVVWPSRKQLVSESAAVLLMVTLSASLIYLVDGLFGWAAKQVF; this is encoded by the coding sequence GTGGCCAAAAAAAATGAAGCGGAAATCCCAGAAAACACAAATGGGTCAGCCTTAAATAACTTTATTCAAGGAACTAAAGAAGAACTTGAAAAAGTGGTCTGGCCAAGTCGCAAACAACTGGTGAGCGAATCAGCAGCTGTTTTGTTAATGGTGACACTCTCCGCATCTTTGATTTATTTGGTTGATGGATTGTTTGGCTGGGCAGCAAAACAGGTGTTCTGA
- the nusG gene encoding transcription antitermination protein NusG yields the protein MTFATEEPRDSTLQSEEAAEAALKEARWYAVQVASGCEKRVKTNLEQRIQTFDVADKIIQVEIPHTPAVKIRKDGSRQHTEEKVFPGYVLVRMILNDDTWQVVRNTSHVINFVGAEQKRGSGKGRGHVKPVPLGHSEVERIFKQTSEQEPVVKIDMATGDKIVVLSGPFKDFEGEVIEVSPERSKLKALLSIFGRDTPVELEFNQVEKQS from the coding sequence ATGACTTTTGCAACAGAAGAACCACGCGACTCAACGTTGCAGTCAGAGGAAGCCGCAGAAGCAGCACTGAAAGAAGCGCGGTGGTATGCGGTGCAAGTAGCCTCAGGCTGTGAAAAGCGCGTTAAAACAAACTTGGAGCAGCGCATCCAAACCTTTGATGTGGCTGACAAAATTATCCAAGTCGAAATTCCGCACACGCCAGCGGTAAAAATCCGTAAAGATGGCAGTCGTCAGCATACAGAGGAAAAAGTTTTCCCTGGTTACGTGCTGGTGAGGATGATCCTGAATGATGATACGTGGCAGGTAGTACGCAACACCTCTCATGTAATTAATTTTGTGGGAGCAGAACAAAAACGGGGCAGCGGTAAAGGTCGCGGTCACGTGAAGCCAGTACCCCTGGGTCATTCAGAAGTTGAACGTATATTCAAACAAACTAGCGAACAAGAACCAGTAGTCAAAATTGACATGGCGACTGGTGATAAGATAGTTGTGCTTTCTGGGCCGTTTAAAGACTTTGAAGGCGAGGTTATTGAAGTTTCTCCAGAACGGAGTAAGCTCAAAGCCTTGTTGTCGATTTTTGGACGAGATACACCAGTAGAGTTGGAATTTAATCAGGTAGAGAAACAGAGCTAA
- the rplK gene encoding 50S ribosomal protein L11, whose translation MAKKVVAVIKLALNAGKANPAPPVGPALGQHGVNIMMFCKEYNAKTADQAGMVIPVEISVYEDRSFTFVLKTPPASVLIRKAAKIERGSNEPNKKKVGKITRAQLQEIAQTKLPDLNANDIEAAMKIVEGTAKNMGVTIAD comes from the coding sequence ATGGCAAAGAAAGTAGTAGCGGTCATTAAACTGGCCCTGAATGCTGGAAAAGCCAACCCAGCACCGCCAGTTGGCCCTGCTTTGGGTCAACATGGCGTTAACATCATGATGTTCTGCAAAGAGTACAACGCCAAAACAGCAGACCAAGCTGGGATGGTAATTCCTGTAGAAATTTCGGTTTATGAAGACCGGAGTTTTACATTTGTACTCAAGACCCCACCCGCATCAGTACTGATTCGCAAGGCAGCAAAGATTGAGCGCGGCTCAAATGAACCCAACAAAAAGAAAGTTGGGAAGATTACTAGAGCGCAATTACAAGAGATTGCTCAAACTAAACTACCCGACCTCAACGCCAACGACATCGAAGCGGCGATGAAGATCGTGGAAGGTACTGCGAAAAATATGGGCGTTACCATAGCAGATTAG
- the rplA gene encoding 50S ribosomal protein L1 produces MAKKISRRLQALQEKVEDKDYAPLEALALLKETATAKFPEAAEAHIRLGIDPKYTDQQLRTTVALPKGTGQEVRVAVIARGEKVTEASNAGADVVGSEELIDEIQKGRMDFDKLIATPDVMPQVAKLGKLLGPRGLMPSPKGGTVTFDIASAIAEFKAGKLEFRADRTGIVHVMFGKASFSPEDLLVNLKALQETIDRNRPSGAKGRYWRTVYVSATMGPSIKVDISALRDLKLTEAA; encoded by the coding sequence ATGGCAAAAAAAATATCACGCCGCTTGCAGGCCTTGCAAGAGAAAGTAGAAGATAAAGATTATGCACCCTTAGAGGCGCTAGCTCTGCTGAAAGAAACAGCAACAGCTAAATTCCCCGAAGCCGCCGAAGCGCATATTCGCTTAGGGATCGATCCAAAGTATACAGACCAACAATTGCGGACAACGGTAGCGCTGCCCAAAGGTACAGGACAAGAGGTACGGGTGGCAGTAATTGCTAGAGGTGAAAAAGTTACTGAAGCAAGCAATGCTGGTGCGGATGTCGTTGGTTCAGAAGAGCTGATTGACGAGATCCAAAAAGGCAGAATGGATTTTGACAAACTCATCGCTACACCCGATGTTATGCCACAGGTAGCGAAGCTGGGTAAATTGCTGGGGCCTAGAGGCTTGATGCCATCACCTAAAGGTGGTACGGTGACATTTGACATCGCCAGTGCGATCGCAGAATTTAAAGCTGGTAAATTAGAATTCCGTGCCGATCGGACAGGCATTGTCCATGTTATGTTTGGTAAGGCATCCTTCTCGCCAGAAGATTTGTTAGTTAACCTGAAGGCGTTGCAAGAGACCATCGATCGCAATCGTCCTTCCGGAGCCAAAGGTCGTTATTGGCGCACAGTGTACGTGTCTGCCACAATGGGGCCATCAATTAAAGTCGATATCAGTGCCCTACGGGATTTGAAACTGACCGAAGCAGCATAA
- the rplJ gene encoding 50S ribosomal protein L10, producing the protein MGRTLENKQEIVADLKETLSESTLALVIDYQGLTVAEISDLRRRLRPSGTVCKVTKNTLMGIAIQDQEQWQPLSELLKGSSAFLLVKDDFSSAIKAYQDFQKATKKTELRGGVMEGRLLKEPDVKALGDLPSKEQLMGQIAGAINALATKIAVGINEVPGSLARALQAVAEAEKDGSAESAGE; encoded by the coding sequence ATGGGTAGAACGCTAGAAAATAAACAAGAGATAGTAGCCGATCTCAAAGAAACTTTGAGTGAGTCAACTCTGGCACTCGTAATTGATTATCAGGGGTTAACAGTTGCTGAAATCAGCGACTTGCGGCGGCGGTTGCGTCCGAGTGGCACTGTTTGTAAGGTGACAAAGAACACCTTGATGGGTATTGCCATTCAGGATCAAGAACAATGGCAACCACTGTCAGAATTGCTCAAAGGGTCTTCTGCCTTTTTGCTAGTTAAAGATGATTTCTCTTCTGCAATTAAGGCTTACCAAGATTTCCAAAAAGCTACCAAGAAGACAGAACTTCGCGGCGGCGTTATGGAAGGTCGCCTCCTCAAAGAACCCGATGTTAAGGCTCTAGGAGACTTGCCATCTAAGGAGCAACTCATGGGTCAAATTGCTGGAGCTATCAACGCTTTGGCTACCAAGATTGCCGTGGGTATCAACGAAGTTCCTGGTTCGCTGGCGCGTGCTTTGCAAGCGGTGGCTGAAGCAGAAAAAGACGGTAGTGCTGAAAGTGCTGGCGAATAA
- a CDS encoding 50S ribosomal protein L7/L12, which translates to MSATTDNILEQLKSLTLLEAAELVKQIEEAFGVSAAAPVGVAIAAPGAGAAAPAEAVEEKTEFDVILDSVPADKKIAVLKIVREITGLGLKEAKDLVEAAPKPVKEGIAKEAAEDAKKRIEEAGGKVVIK; encoded by the coding sequence ATGTCTGCTACAACCGATAATATTTTGGAACAATTGAAATCTTTGACTTTGCTAGAAGCTGCTGAATTAGTTAAGCAAATCGAAGAAGCTTTTGGCGTAAGTGCTGCTGCTCCTGTTGGTGTTGCGATCGCTGCTCCTGGTGCTGGTGCTGCTGCTCCTGCTGAAGCAGTAGAAGAGAAGACTGAATTCGACGTAATTCTTGACTCTGTTCCTGCCGATAAGAAGATTGCTGTACTGAAGATTGTTCGCGAAATCACTGGTTTAGGTTTGAAAGAAGCCAAAGATTTAGTGGAAGCTGCGCCCAAGCCTGTTAAGGAAGGTATTGCTAAAGAAGCTGCTGAAGATGCTAAGAAGCGCATCGAAGAAGCTGGCGGTAAGGTAGTAATTAAGTAA